The following are encoded together in the Bradymonas sediminis genome:
- a CDS encoding CHAT domain-containing protein, whose product MLLALTALFASGCSRPSAARTHAQSAPPTAYHLQIDGDASARLSALRARIDAAGADPDCAQLEPPIGDSAWLAAWCGLRAGDWALSAQQAHAAQTNLAPHNSLRRQIELLLIEAIARQETAAARQNIQTSPSAPPDAHAVSLATRAHHLWLNARIPMHGNLRDPNAGDLANLYAMALERGLLHDAKDPDGRPLRRGALLDIARSEYRDFGRLGALSQTLRASFDFAVERGQLDQAIEMLERAFALDIASENPRALARDLARFERLNRLLGQVDAPPKQAGTQGPARTIAGQVTNSHIEHLLATPAGRRRLADAIAWTRASPTRTIAASPLLIDALRAHGDFDDWHGEDWRLGFEGGQLLAEHGQLTPAKRYFQAAIGAIEEMRGRLPTPALRQEFFADKRKVYMALVDAYIGLDTTQRTQANYQRSLVLANALKARGLLDLLDGDVDPALATEPRPNTRHSTHLRPGRAGSKHARAASALAQLEDWSRAQRSNLSHRAAQTAQSKRSPNTLARQVGAQLAPNTVLLEYLIMPRRSYLWVISDQGIKMRQLAGREDIAPLVDAFIRTLGERPDPARQRALAERLYVELIGPAQDLLKSADQLIIAPDGKLYDLPFEMLARPTRSAEPDYLMRDQVVTYTPSSAVFERLMARKAAAQPDSSTTRTLLIGDANLDRAAIDLLKLATNLPDSGMFSLGDVFPKLPGARAELDAINTRLGARDFEVEMRVGEMAAESWMRNADLTQYGIIHVAAHGISDARSLQVASVQSGLEFNQPALLLSRDPEQPDDGIVTLGELLSRRTAAEMVVLSGCTTGRGWQTLGAGAFGLAGAILYTGSSSVVASMWSVEDADTSKLMAAFYRGIADGKTPAQALQSGQVAMSKAGMSPASWAAFRVIGGG is encoded by the coding sequence ATGCTCTTGGCGCTGACGGCGCTATTCGCCAGCGGGTGCTCGAGGCCGAGCGCGGCGCGCACTCACGCCCAAAGCGCCCCACCCACCGCTTATCATCTGCAAATCGACGGCGATGCGTCGGCCCGGCTTAGCGCCCTGCGCGCACGCATCGACGCCGCCGGAGCGGACCCGGATTGCGCGCAGCTCGAACCCCCAATTGGGGACTCCGCGTGGCTGGCTGCCTGGTGCGGACTTCGCGCCGGTGATTGGGCGCTGAGCGCCCAGCAGGCACACGCGGCGCAGACAAACCTGGCCCCCCACAACTCACTTCGCCGCCAGATCGAGCTGCTCCTTATCGAAGCCATCGCCCGCCAAGAAACCGCAGCGGCGAGACAAAACATCCAAACCTCGCCCAGCGCGCCCCCCGACGCCCACGCGGTGTCGCTGGCCACACGGGCCCACCACTTATGGTTAAACGCGCGCATCCCGATGCACGGCAACCTGCGCGACCCAAACGCCGGCGACCTCGCCAATTTATACGCGATGGCGCTGGAGCGCGGACTCCTCCACGACGCAAAAGACCCCGATGGTCGGCCACTTCGGCGCGGCGCGCTGCTCGATATTGCGCGCAGTGAATACCGCGACTTCGGGCGCCTCGGAGCGCTCTCGCAGACCCTGCGCGCATCCTTTGATTTCGCGGTGGAACGCGGCCAACTCGACCAGGCCATTGAGATGCTCGAGCGCGCGTTCGCGCTCGATATCGCGTCCGAGAATCCCCGCGCCCTGGCCCGGGACCTGGCAAGATTTGAGCGATTAAATCGCCTCCTCGGGCAGGTCGATGCGCCCCCGAAGCAAGCCGGCACACAAGGCCCGGCGCGGACCATCGCCGGTCAGGTCACGAACTCTCATATTGAGCACCTGCTCGCCACACCCGCCGGGCGCCGCCGCCTCGCCGACGCCATCGCCTGGACTCGCGCCTCCCCCACCCGCACCATCGCTGCGTCCCCGTTACTCATCGATGCGCTTCGCGCCCACGGCGACTTCGACGATTGGCACGGTGAGGACTGGCGACTGGGTTTTGAGGGCGGGCAATTATTGGCCGAACATGGGCAGTTGACGCCGGCAAAGCGCTATTTCCAGGCCGCCATCGGGGCCATCGAAGAGATGCGCGGGCGACTCCCCACCCCGGCCCTTCGCCAGGAGTTCTTCGCCGATAAACGCAAGGTCTATATGGCGCTGGTTGACGCGTATATCGGACTCGACACAACCCAGCGCACGCAGGCGAATTATCAACGTAGCCTCGTGCTGGCCAACGCGCTCAAGGCGCGGGGATTGCTCGACCTTCTGGACGGCGACGTCGACCCGGCCCTGGCCACCGAGCCGCGCCCAAACACGCGCCACTCAACCCATCTTCGCCCCGGCCGCGCCGGGTCGAAACACGCTCGCGCGGCGAGCGCCCTGGCCCAATTAGAGGATTGGTCGAGGGCGCAGCGCTCCAACCTTTCGCATCGCGCGGCCCAAACCGCGCAGAGCAAGCGCTCCCCCAACACACTCGCCCGCCAGGTCGGGGCTCAACTTGCGCCCAATACCGTCCTCCTCGAATACCTCATCATGCCGCGGCGCAGCTACCTCTGGGTCATCAGCGACCAGGGCATCAAGATGCGACAATTGGCCGGGCGCGAAGACATCGCCCCGCTGGTCGACGCGTTTATTCGCACGCTCGGCGAGCGGCCCGACCCGGCGCGCCAACGCGCGCTGGCCGAGCGCCTGTACGTCGAGCTGATCGGCCCGGCCCAGGACCTGCTTAAATCGGCCGACCAACTGATCATCGCGCCCGACGGCAAGCTGTACGACCTGCCCTTCGAGATGCTCGCCCGGCCCACCCGCAGCGCCGAGCCCGATTATCTGATGCGCGACCAGGTCGTGACCTATACACCTTCAAGCGCCGTGTTCGAGCGCCTGATGGCGCGCAAAGCCGCCGCGCAACCAGACTCAAGCACCACGCGCACCCTGCTTATCGGCGACGCGAACCTGGACCGCGCCGCCATCGATCTTCTCAAGCTCGCCACCAATCTGCCCGACTCCGGGATGTTCTCGCTGGGCGATGTCTTCCCGAAATTGCCCGGCGCGCGCGCCGAACTCGATGCCATCAACACCCGCCTTGGAGCCCGCGATTTCGAGGTCGAGATGCGCGTCGGAGAGATGGCGGCCGAGAGCTGGATGCGCAACGCCGACCTGACCCAATACGGCATCATCCACGTGGCCGCCCACGGCATCAGCGACGCCCGCTCCCTGCAGGTCGCCAGCGTGCAATCCGGCCTCGAGTTCAACCAACCCGCCCTGCTGCTGAGCCGAGACCCGGAGCAACCCGACGACGGCATCGTCACCCTGGGCGAGTTATTAAGCCGGCGCACCGCCGCCGAGATGGTGGTGCTCAGCGGGTGCACCACCGGGCGCGGTTGGCAGACGCTGGGCGCCGGGGCGTTTGGGCTGGCCGGGGCGATTCTCTACACCGGCAGCAGCAGCGTCGTGGCGAGTATGTGGAGCGTGGAGGACGCCGACACATCGAAGTTGATGGCGGCCTTTTATCGGGGCATCGCAGACGGCAAAACGCCCGCTCAGGCATTGCAGAGCGGGCAGGTTGCGATGTCAAAGGCCGGGATGAGCCCGGCGAGTTGGGCGGCGTTTCGGGTGATCGGCGGGGGCTAA
- a CDS encoding ArnT family glycosyltransferase: protein MKESTHSPETAERPGFQAWWSTRTGHWVALAILALACAGLIFGQLSSLGVWKPWEADEIRIAREYAQQDAPASVESGAEADESPENAQADAPAEDHKSSADATPEPNWVTPTLDGKPVARPLLKTWVLAATVGEPAELGDYKIGELELSARLPFAVAVFLLILATFAWIRRYFDTWTALICAVAFTTTPAIFLGVHTLSSEMLFVVLSSASIMAFFELSRSETARARWLWGATLGVMLSLSFLEQRYFGLLSPLAVIIAYCVTELPFEQVARARENPSGVSSLLSRLDIGLAVASLAGAGAVVLWGLNRSAAATGETLFLPHVLQWMALLIPGFILLAGAFIGRKSSAGRALFSAPMLLALAMCALVVGVITQSYGAANPMRMLDGEIAGNIPLFSFLLENHLSGSSPAEKHMYFAMWIREIGFSLIPWVALAPLGIGYLARAARLHDEDDAPLQNIMAASTSLQRLLLVWSFITVAVVALASAFGHFYFPAYLPIILGAGLMLGDAKFFTRARLESLTIVAMGFVAITIIMMLGKDLERFPDRFMEPYLAMQEELGLPEDYAFGSTLKAIKYGWMILLATFYFGLVSWAGLTLRSLRSAPKRFADWRAARKDGAANTPDAAPEAPFYRQAKAKAAYRQESGPLARLAALFELPTTWSAWVLLAALLTAGVFLYKFAPDQSHHLSERGIFEAYTEIAKPGEKLYRYGISGSKGSVYLSDVESISKNDAFVKEFDSDSRYFVIIPRDKLAAVNYDIRGRFKRNLPVLDAKSSKLLLVSNQLEDGEEQQNYIADAIIEDPKTFTPPIPLQFADKGKIRHPTFDNSLEMIGWDIDGKPSDGSFPVFARGDSAKLTFYFRAKRRVPSSQKIFMHVDRSGSRLHGDHDPVNGEFPTNFWLPGDIIKDEYSLSIDSYASPGVYTIWLGFYNGSKRMKVTPAQASDKDNRVRVGQFIVGG, encoded by the coding sequence GTGAAAGAGTCAACACATTCCCCAGAGACAGCCGAACGACCGGGATTCCAAGCCTGGTGGTCCACCCGCACCGGTCATTGGGTCGCGCTTGCGATTTTAGCGCTGGCCTGCGCGGGGCTTATCTTCGGGCAATTATCGAGCCTGGGCGTGTGGAAACCCTGGGAAGCCGATGAGATTCGCATCGCACGCGAATACGCTCAACAAGACGCTCCGGCGAGCGTGGAGAGCGGCGCGGAGGCCGACGAATCCCCAGAAAATGCCCAGGCCGATGCTCCGGCAGAGGACCATAAAAGCAGCGCGGATGCAACGCCTGAGCCCAATTGGGTCACGCCGACCCTCGACGGAAAACCGGTCGCGCGCCCCTTGCTCAAAACATGGGTCCTCGCGGCCACCGTGGGCGAACCCGCCGAGCTCGGCGACTATAAGATCGGCGAGCTTGAGCTGTCGGCGCGCCTTCCATTTGCGGTCGCTGTCTTCTTGCTGATCTTGGCGACCTTCGCCTGGATACGCCGCTATTTCGACACCTGGACCGCGCTGATTTGCGCCGTGGCCTTCACCACCACCCCCGCGATCTTCTTGGGCGTGCACACCCTGAGCAGTGAGATGCTCTTCGTGGTGCTCAGCTCCGCCTCGATTATGGCGTTCTTCGAGCTCTCGCGCAGCGAAACCGCGCGCGCACGATGGCTGTGGGGCGCCACGCTCGGCGTCATGCTCTCGCTCTCCTTTTTGGAGCAGCGCTATTTCGGCCTGCTCAGCCCCCTGGCGGTCATCATCGCCTATTGCGTCACCGAGCTGCCCTTTGAGCAGGTTGCGCGCGCGCGCGAGAACCCATCCGGGGTCTCGTCGCTGCTGTCGCGCCTCGACATCGGACTGGCCGTGGCGTCGCTGGCGGGCGCGGGCGCGGTGGTCTTGTGGGGGCTGAACCGCAGCGCCGCGGCCACCGGCGAAACCCTCTTTTTGCCCCACGTCTTGCAGTGGATGGCGCTGCTTATCCCCGGATTCATCTTGCTCGCCGGCGCATTTATCGGGCGCAAATCCAGCGCCGGTCGCGCTCTCTTTAGCGCCCCGATGCTGCTGGCGCTCGCGATGTGCGCGCTCGTCGTCGGCGTCATCACCCAGAGCTACGGCGCGGCCAACCCCATGCGCATGCTCGACGGCGAAATCGCCGGCAATATCCCGCTCTTCTCGTTTCTTCTTGAGAACCACCTCAGCGGAAGCAGCCCGGCCGAAAAACATATGTATTTCGCCATGTGGATCCGCGAGATCGGCTTCTCGCTTATCCCCTGGGTGGCGCTCGCCCCGCTGGGCATCGGCTACCTGGCGCGCGCCGCGCGTCTGCACGACGAAGACGACGCGCCCCTGCAAAACATCATGGCCGCCTCGACCTCGCTGCAGCGCCTTCTCTTGGTGTGGAGCTTCATCACCGTCGCCGTGGTCGCGCTGGCGTCGGCCTTTGGTCACTTCTACTTCCCGGCATATCTTCCGATCATCCTGGGCGCCGGCCTGATGCTCGGCGACGCCAAATTCTTTACCCGCGCGCGCCTCGAATCCCTCACGATCGTCGCCATGGGATTTGTGGCCATCACCATCATCATGATGCTCGGGAAAGACCTTGAGCGCTTCCCCGACCGCTTCATGGAGCCCTACCTGGCGATGCAAGAAGAGCTCGGTCTGCCCGAGGACTACGCCTTCGGCTCGACGCTCAAGGCCATCAAATACGGCTGGATGATCCTGCTGGCCACCTTCTATTTCGGGCTTGTCTCCTGGGCCGGCCTCACGCTGCGCAGCCTGCGTAGCGCGCCCAAACGCTTCGCCGACTGGCGCGCCGCGCGCAAAGACGGCGCCGCGAACACACCCGACGCCGCGCCCGAGGCCCCCTTCTACCGGCAGGCCAAGGCCAAGGCCGCCTACCGCCAAGAGAGCGGCCCGCTCGCCCGCCTGGCCGCGCTCTTCGAGTTGCCGACCACCTGGTCCGCCTGGGTCTTGCTCGCCGCGCTGCTCACCGCCGGCGTCTTCCTCTATAAATTCGCCCCGGACCAGTCGCACCACCTCTCGGAGCGCGGCATCTTCGAGGCCTATACCGAGATCGCCAAACCCGGCGAAAAGCTCTATCGCTACGGCATCTCCGGCAGCAAAGGCTCGGTGTATCTGAGCGATGTTGAGTCCATCTCGAAGAACGACGCCTTCGTCAAAGAATTCGACAGCGACTCCCGCTACTTCGTCATTATCCCCCGCGATAAATTGGCCGCCGTCAATTACGATATCCGCGGCCGATTCAAGCGCAACCTGCCCGTGCTCGACGCCAAATCGAGCAAACTCCTGCTTGTGAGCAACCAACTTGAGGACGGCGAAGAGCAGCAAAATTATATCGCCGACGCCATCATTGAAGACCCCAAAACCTTCACCCCGCCCATCCCCCTGCAATTCGCAGACAAGGGCAAAATCAGACACCCCACCTTCGATAACTCCCTGGAGATGATCGGCTGGGATATTGACGGCAAACCAAGCGATGGCTCCTTCCCGGTCTTCGCCCGCGGCGACAGCGCGAAGTTGACGTTCTACTTCCGCGCCAAACGCCGGGTCCCGAGCTCCCAGAAGATCTTCATGCACGTCGACCGCTCCGGCAGCCGTCTGCACGGCGACCACGACCCGGTCAACGGCGAGTTCCCGACGAATTTCTGGCTCCCCGGCGACATCATCAAGGACGAATACTCACTGAGCATCGACTCCTACGCCTCCCCCGGGGTCTACACCATCTGGCTTGGCTTCTATAACGGCAGCAAGCGCATGAAGGTGACCCCGGCGCAGGCATCGGACAAAGACAACCGAGTGCGCGTGGGTCAATTCATCGTGGGCGGATGA
- a CDS encoding SDR family NAD(P)-dependent oxidoreductase, which yields MNIAIVTGASSGLGWEYAKQLAPRAEVDEVWLLARREERLLELAGDLIGAEGRVFAVDLCDPTQLAEFFEKLEGEQPTISWLVNCAGYGKMGRFVDIDVEAHLGMVDLNIRALTEITQRALPYCTRGSKIVQVASSAGFSPMGNFAVYAASKAYVLHFANALSAELAADGITVTAVCPGPVATEFIEIANMEALKAGAPDFTIAQAPDVVRKSIADARKGRMTSVYGATMKAWGALSGVVPRRLTSWATARFRAH from the coding sequence ATGAATATTGCAATTGTTACGGGTGCATCGTCCGGGCTTGGCTGGGAATACGCAAAACAACTCGCGCCGCGCGCCGAGGTCGACGAGGTCTGGCTGCTCGCCCGACGGGAGGAGCGGCTGCTGGAATTGGCAGGCGACCTGATCGGCGCCGAAGGACGCGTCTTCGCCGTCGACCTGTGTGACCCGACGCAGCTCGCCGAATTCTTCGAGAAACTCGAGGGCGAGCAGCCCACGATCTCTTGGCTGGTCAACTGCGCCGGCTACGGCAAGATGGGGCGCTTCGTCGATATCGACGTCGAAGCACACCTGGGCATGGTCGACCTCAATATCCGCGCGCTCACCGAGATCACCCAGCGCGCCCTGCCCTATTGCACCCGCGGCTCCAAGATCGTCCAGGTTGCAAGCAGCGCCGGCTTCAGCCCGATGGGCAACTTCGCGGTCTACGCGGCGAGCAAAGCCTACGTGCTCCACTTCGCCAACGCCCTCTCCGCCGAGCTCGCCGCCGACGGCATCACCGTCACCGCGGTATGCCCCGGACCGGTCGCCACCGAATTTATCGAGATCGCCAATATGGAAGCCCTCAAGGCCGGCGCGCCCGACTTCACGATCGCCCAGGCCCCCGACGTGGTGCGCAAATCCATCGCCGACGCCCGAAAGGGGCGCATGACCTCGGTCTACGGCGCGACCATGAAGGCCTGGGGCGCGCTCAGCGGCGTCGTGCCGCGCCGGCTCACGAGCTGGGCGACCGCCCGCTTTCGCGCCCACTAA
- a CDS encoding tetratricopeptide repeat protein has protein sequence MLSSALKHVHKGNWDKAIAQYQLLVNDDSRDVRSMLKIADLYSKLGKNDQALNGYQQVAQHYASDEIFEKAAAVYKQALRLAPESPDLHRDLGDAYHSLGRLKDAVRAYHQAQKIYKSRGDAARQTEVLERMIALDPDDIGMRIQLAERYAKDNEVTRALEFFEFAAERLDQEGRTDEFVQVAERIIFLRDDAPDLRRRVIDIYLSNGQYRHALSHLQVCFKREPQNPQILDRLSQAFERLDRGDKAVLVLHELANLPATQANERECEHIYERILAIQPDDARALKRLRRLRKLSDAGTPTGVTHTNPSASPKPARPGAQSDADALAGVEFLDETSGIVFLDGPEDANPGAPEPVDISNDLEELEVVAPTIERTGEDDSTAAVARVLKETEVFIKYGLFDKAYETIVSVIARYPNNLHARAQMAQLQEARNNPEGAVDEFLEMARITRATPRHCQKFVREAFALTNDSERVRRLADQLGVPLEAEQSTATGHEFGGLDAHSLAESTANDPDSRSQDASRDQHLPLDDYDYDEDEYSEEEASHTDRMVVTDDMLAMNLEDLELIDEGAKSFDEPGTQELDLDDDALLFADQPVAATEDHAFEVLDDDAFDFDEAELMDADLIELDIDDAEFIDADMLDDELDIEEIEDMEFDGLDFDESAFEGAELLEMDVDIEGLSELSDSQMGALQDDNRAGAAGNPEFDLSVTDAEADQMFDQLFGDSGAGFGGLGEETSVGESSGLDFFGNQHGFDEVSDVPPSGPTLRRSSDSGGPAHQDFQIGNSEFGARSLSGKFVPAAEFEQSEGVVLGEDEAHNTSLELGLAYRDMGLFDEAILEFTHALDDPDARDAATYHIALCEIELGKQTDAVERLQALLLQSDLAGPIRQAALEQLQGSEA, from the coding sequence GTGTTGTCGAGTGCACTTAAACACGTGCACAAGGGAAACTGGGATAAGGCAATCGCCCAATACCAGTTACTGGTCAACGACGACTCGCGCGACGTGCGCAGCATGCTCAAGATTGCCGACCTTTATTCAAAGCTCGGCAAAAATGACCAGGCGTTGAACGGCTATCAACAGGTCGCTCAACACTACGCCTCGGACGAGATTTTCGAGAAGGCCGCGGCGGTCTATAAACAAGCGCTTCGCCTGGCCCCCGAATCCCCCGACTTACACCGCGACCTGGGCGACGCCTACCACAGCCTGGGCCGGCTTAAAGACGCCGTTCGCGCCTACCACCAGGCGCAGAAGATTTATAAATCCCGGGGAGACGCGGCGCGCCAGACCGAAGTGCTGGAGCGCATGATTGCGCTCGACCCCGACGATATCGGCATGCGCATCCAGCTCGCCGAGCGCTACGCCAAAGATAACGAAGTGACCCGCGCGCTCGAGTTCTTCGAGTTCGCGGCCGAACGCCTCGACCAGGAAGGCCGCACCGATGAGTTCGTCCAGGTCGCCGAGCGCATCATCTTTTTGCGCGACGACGCCCCGGACCTGCGCCGACGCGTCATCGATATCTATCTGAGCAATGGGCAATATCGCCACGCGCTCAGCCACCTGCAGGTCTGCTTTAAGCGTGAGCCCCAGAACCCGCAGATCCTCGACCGCTTATCCCAGGCTTTTGAGCGCCTGGACCGCGGCGACAAGGCGGTGCTGGTGCTCCATGAGTTGGCCAATCTCCCGGCGACCCAGGCCAACGAAAGGGAATGCGAGCATATCTATGAGCGCATCCTCGCGATCCAACCCGACGACGCCCGCGCGCTCAAGCGCCTGCGAAGATTAAGGAAGTTAAGCGACGCCGGCACGCCGACCGGCGTGACCCATACCAACCCGAGCGCCTCGCCAAAGCCGGCGCGTCCGGGCGCCCAGAGCGACGCGGACGCCCTCGCCGGCGTCGAGTTTCTCGACGAGACGTCGGGCATCGTATTTTTGGACGGCCCCGAAGATGCCAACCCGGGCGCGCCCGAGCCGGTCGATATCTCCAATGACCTCGAAGAGCTCGAGGTCGTCGCGCCCACCATCGAGCGGACAGGCGAAGACGACAGCACCGCCGCGGTCGCCCGGGTGCTTAAAGAGACCGAGGTCTTCATCAAATACGGCCTCTTCGACAAGGCCTACGAAACCATCGTGTCGGTCATCGCGCGCTACCCCAATAACCTGCACGCGCGCGCGCAGATGGCGCAGCTGCAGGAAGCGCGCAACAACCCCGAGGGCGCGGTCGACGAGTTCCTCGAGATGGCCCGCATCACGCGCGCCACGCCCCGGCATTGCCAGAAATTCGTGCGCGAAGCGTTCGCGCTGACCAACGACTCGGAGCGCGTGCGCCGGCTGGCCGACCAGCTCGGCGTGCCGTTGGAGGCCGAGCAATCGACAGCGACCGGCCACGAATTTGGCGGCCTCGACGCCCACTCACTGGCCGAGAGCACCGCGAATGACCCCGACTCGCGCAGCCAGGACGCGTCGCGAGACCAGCATCTCCCCCTCGATGATTACGACTACGACGAGGATGAGTATAGCGAGGAAGAGGCCAGCCATACCGACCGCATGGTGGTCACCGACGATATGCTGGCAATGAACCTCGAGGACCTCGAACTCATCGACGAGGGCGCGAAATCGTTCGACGAGCCGGGCACCCAGGAGCTCGACCTCGACGACGACGCCCTGCTCTTCGCGGACCAACCGGTCGCTGCGACCGAAGACCACGCCTTCGAGGTCCTCGATGACGACGCGTTCGACTTCGACGAGGCCGAGTTGATGGACGCCGACCTGATCGAGCTCGATATCGACGACGCCGAGTTTATCGACGCGGACATGCTCGATGACGAGCTCGATATCGAAGAGATCGAGGACATGGAGTTTGACGGGCTCGACTTCGACGAGTCTGCCTTTGAGGGCGCCGAACTCCTGGAGATGGACGTCGATATTGAGGGGCTCAGTGAGTTGAGTGACTCTCAAATGGGCGCCCTCCAAGACGACAATCGCGCGGGCGCTGCGGGGAACCCCGAATTCGACCTGAGCGTCACGGATGCCGAAGCCGACCAGATGTTCGACCAGCTCTTTGGAGACTCCGGCGCCGGATTCGGCGGCCTCGGCGAAGAGACCTCGGTTGGCGAAAGCAGCGGGCTCGACTTCTTCGGAAATCAGCACGGCTTCGACGAGGTTTCCGACGTTCCGCCAAGCGGCCCGACGCTGCGGCGCAGCTCGGACTCCGGCGGCCCCGCCCACCAGGACTTCCAAATCGGCAATAGTGAGTTCGGCGCGCGCAGCCTGTCGGGTAAATTTGTTCCCGCCGCCGAGTTTGAGCAGAGCGAAGGCGTGGTCCTGGGCGAGGATGAGGCCCATAATACCAGCCTCGAGCTGGGCCTGGCTTACCGCGACATGGGCTTATTCGACGAGGCTATCCTCGAGTTCACCCACGCCCTCGATGACCCCGACGCCCGGGACGCCGCGACCTATCATATCGCGCTATGCGAAATAGAACTCGGCAAGCAAACCGACGCGGTTGAGCGCCTGCAGGCCCTGTTGCTCCAGAGCGACCTGGCGGGCCCCATCCGCCAGGCGGCCCTGGAGCAATTGCAGGGCTCCGAGGCCTAA
- the efp gene encoding elongation factor P: MTIDTTQFRKGLKIEINGEPFVIVEANHVKPGKGVAFVKTKYKSLETGRQQQENFRSGDTVDTPNLESREMQYLYKDESNHYIFMDNETYEQLRVSETAVEPVLDYLKDNMTIDILFHNGRAISVDAPNFVELIVAQTDPGVKGNTAQGGTKPATLETGATIMVPLYLEQGELVRIDTRTGEFVERVNK; encoded by the coding sequence ATGACCATCGATACCACCCAGTTTCGCAAAGGCCTCAAAATTGAAATCAACGGCGAACCCTTTGTCATCGTCGAAGCAAACCACGTCAAACCCGGCAAGGGCGTGGCGTTCGTAAAGACCAAATACAAGAGCCTGGAGACCGGCCGCCAGCAGCAGGAGAACTTCCGCTCCGGCGACACCGTCGACACGCCCAACCTCGAATCTCGCGAGATGCAATATCTCTACAAAGATGAGAGCAACCACTATATCTTTATGGACAACGAGACCTACGAGCAGCTGCGCGTCAGCGAGACGGCCGTTGAGCCGGTGCTCGATTATCTCAAAGATAATATGACCATCGACATCCTCTTCCACAACGGCCGCGCCATCAGCGTGGACGCCCCGAACTTCGTGGAATTGATCGTCGCGCAGACCGACCCCGGCGTCAAAGGAAACACCGCCCAGGGCGGCACCAAGCCGGCGACCCTGGAAACCGGCGCCACCATCATGGTGCCGCTGTACCTTGAGCAAGGTGAGCTGGTGCGCATCGACACCCGCACCGGCGAGTTCGTGGAGCGCGTCAACAAATAA